A window of the Thalassospira sp. TSL5-1 genome harbors these coding sequences:
- a CDS encoding restriction endonuclease encodes MAEQYDFGNLSPIEFEALVADLMSAELGVRFETFSEGVDGGIDARHSSATGNVILQAKHYKNSTWADLEASAKKESPKIHNLNPSEYYFLTSQSLTPVRKFSLKNHLNHPSVTVSNILGRTEINALLRKHENVEKSNIKLWLSSAAVLQRLLTNDISVFTEATKEGIERILKVFVANPSLPKAAEILKKQHCVIVSGPPGVGKTTLAQVLATEYCEDEWELVAISSIEEGYEAFHPENKQVFVFDDFLGKIKLDVKSLAKDDTKIADFMKLVSGRSAKRFILTTRKYILETARTTSEALDDDRVELTEMILDLGVYTREIKARILYNHLYHSGLEESAIAALLVGDTVSRIIDHPHYMPRIVQWMTDHVRFGDTDPEHYPSLFMQSLDNPSKVWEKPFRQHISGEARVMLYCMHFSRQETFFTEYRYERGIRALKLRCFFERALSAFSIESDKSIPERRFEDTLREIKSSFIVLQGGMVNFINPSVQDFLARQVNDAKILERLARSISTFDNAIDLWKASCEFFEEKPSNISQISGVILSEIQSGAVKGRMPLEDLAPFVGDLISKSEKSDFVQFLRKGGLSASSWINEVELPKLIDDLMFGKYSELQYARVFGRWLRIQLFKYLSQREEILEIEELGKLANNLYMYLGNVPEVLLEQFEESAIESIESLEISSIDSNDDREAVIGIWLEEMDKIEICLGRPVDIWKRRDFEEEMWNIQQLNDQKMQELKDSGGIRRSFVSSGKSSNSSSTASGFSNTELSNMFLSLKR; translated from the coding sequence ATGGCTGAGCAATATGATTTTGGTAATCTTTCACCCATTGAATTTGAAGCTTTAGTCGCTGACCTTATGAGTGCGGAACTTGGAGTACGGTTCGAAACTTTCTCGGAAGGCGTGGATGGCGGTATCGATGCACGACACAGTAGTGCGACTGGAAATGTAATTCTTCAAGCTAAACACTACAAAAACAGTACATGGGCAGACTTAGAGGCCTCAGCAAAAAAAGAGTCTCCCAAAATCCATAATTTAAATCCAAGCGAATATTATTTTCTGACATCACAAAGTTTGACTCCTGTTAGAAAATTTTCTCTTAAAAATCACCTAAACCACCCTTCCGTGACAGTGTCGAACATTCTCGGCCGGACTGAGATAAATGCTCTTCTAAGAAAGCATGAGAATGTCGAAAAAAGTAACATTAAGCTTTGGTTATCAAGCGCAGCAGTACTTCAGCGTTTGCTCACTAACGACATATCCGTTTTCACCGAAGCAACTAAAGAAGGCATTGAACGTATACTTAAAGTGTTTGTTGCTAATCCAAGCCTACCGAAAGCTGCTGAAATATTGAAGAAGCAACACTGCGTGATAGTTTCTGGTCCGCCTGGCGTAGGAAAGACGACGCTCGCGCAGGTTCTGGCGACAGAATATTGCGAAGACGAGTGGGAGCTCGTTGCGATAAGTAGCATCGAAGAAGGCTATGAAGCTTTTCATCCAGAAAACAAGCAGGTCTTTGTCTTTGACGACTTCCTCGGCAAAATCAAACTCGATGTGAAATCATTGGCGAAAGATGACACAAAGATCGCTGATTTTATGAAGCTCGTCTCGGGAAGGAGCGCAAAGCGGTTCATCCTAACGACACGTAAATACATCTTGGAAACAGCGCGAACAACGTCTGAAGCACTAGATGATGATCGAGTAGAACTAACGGAGATGATCCTTGATCTCGGTGTTTACACCAGAGAGATTAAAGCTCGAATTTTGTATAACCATCTATATCATTCAGGTCTTGAAGAAAGTGCTATTGCGGCGCTTTTAGTCGGGGATACCGTCTCTCGTATTATTGATCACCCGCACTATATGCCCCGTATCGTGCAGTGGATGACCGACCATGTTCGGTTTGGAGATACCGACCCTGAACATTACCCTAGTTTGTTCATGCAATCACTCGACAACCCTTCAAAGGTTTGGGAAAAGCCATTTAGGCAACACATTAGCGGTGAAGCGCGTGTAATGCTGTACTGTATGCACTTTTCGAGACAAGAAACCTTCTTTACAGAGTATAGATACGAACGTGGCATACGTGCATTAAAATTGCGCTGTTTTTTTGAAAGAGCGCTTTCTGCTTTTTCTATTGAGAGCGACAAGAGTATACCGGAGCGTCGCTTTGAGGATACATTACGAGAAATCAAGTCATCATTCATTGTGCTTCAAGGAGGGATGGTAAATTTCATAAATCCTTCAGTTCAGGATTTTCTGGCACGTCAGGTGAATGATGCAAAAATTTTGGAGCGACTAGCACGTTCAATATCGACATTTGATAATGCAATAGACTTGTGGAAAGCATCGTGTGAATTTTTCGAAGAAAAACCTAGTAATATTTCTCAAATTTCAGGAGTAATTTTGTCCGAAATCCAGTCAGGTGCGGTGAAAGGGCGAATGCCTCTTGAAGATTTGGCTCCTTTCGTTGGTGACTTAATTTCCAAATCCGAAAAGTCTGACTTCGTCCAATTTTTGCGCAAAGGCGGATTGTCGGCCAGCTCTTGGATCAATGAGGTAGAGCTGCCCAAACTCATAGATGATCTGATGTTTGGGAAATATAGTGAGTTGCAGTATGCACGGGTATTTGGCAGGTGGCTTCGGATTCAACTATTTAAATACTTGTCGCAGAGAGAAGAAATTTTAGAAATTGAAGAATTGGGCAAGTTAGCTAATAATCTATACATGTATTTAGGGAATGTGCCAGAAGTTTTACTGGAGCAGTTCGAGGAGTCCGCCATTGAAAGCATCGAGAGTTTGGAAATATCTAGTATTGACTCCAATGACGACCGTGAGGCGGTGATTGGTATTTGGTTGGAAGAAATGGATAAAATTGAGATTTGTCTTGGGCGACCTGTCGATATATGGAAGAGAAGAGACTTTGAAGAGGAAATGTGGAATATACAACAACTAAACGATCAGAAGATGCAGGAACTTAAAGACAGTGGGGGCATCAGGCGGTCTTTTGTGAGTTCGGGTAAATCTTCGAACTCATCATCTACTGCAAGTGGCTTCTCCAACACAGAGTTAAGCAACATGTTTTTATCTCTCAAAAGGTGA
- a CDS encoding VOC family protein codes for MKFASTRLIARDIKAMVAFYERVIGQKADWLAPQFAEIVTPAATLAIGSVETVAIFQPGSCEPAANRTAIIELMVDDVDALFDQLKDSVTIVHEPKMMPWGNQAAMIRDPEGTIVALFKPVSEAAIERFGNR; via the coding sequence ATGAAATTTGCCTCCACCCGCCTGATCGCCCGGGACATCAAAGCGATGGTCGCCTTTTATGAAAGGGTGATAGGCCAAAAGGCCGACTGGCTCGCCCCGCAATTCGCCGAAATCGTCACCCCGGCAGCCACCCTTGCCATCGGCAGCGTCGAAACCGTCGCCATCTTCCAGCCCGGCAGCTGCGAACCCGCCGCCAACCGCACCGCCATCATCGAACTGATGGTGGATGATGTGGATGCCCTGTTTGATCAACTCAAAGACAGCGTCACCATCGTCCACGAACCGAAAATGATGCCCTGGGGCAACCAGGCCGCCATGATCCGCGACCCGGAAGGCACGATTGTTGCGCTGTTTAAACCTGTTTCGGAAGCAGCGATTGAGCGATTTGGGAACCGGTGA
- a CDS encoding GNAT family N-acetyltransferase, translating to MTDHTSTPQTAPASNTTIRPLRAEDESQWRALWTGYLEFYESSVSPEIYDTTFARLCDPARTQQQALVAERDGELLGLVHIIFHAHNWRIEDMCYLQDLFVSPEARGLGLGRALIEATYKLADDAGCPSVYWMTQEFNKTARQLYDRIGTLTPFIKYQR from the coding sequence ATGACCGACCACACATCCACGCCCCAAACCGCCCCCGCATCCAACACCACCATCCGCCCGCTCCGTGCAGAAGATGAAAGCCAGTGGCGTGCGCTTTGGACCGGCTATCTGGAATTTTACGAATCCTCCGTCAGCCCCGAAATTTACGACACCACCTTTGCCCGCCTGTGCGACCCGGCCCGCACCCAACAACAGGCCCTTGTCGCTGAACGCGATGGCGAACTGTTGGGCCTCGTGCATATCATTTTCCATGCCCATAACTGGCGGATCGAGGATATGTGCTATTTGCAGGATCTTTTCGTCTCGCCCGAGGCGCGCGGGCTGGGGCTGGGCCGTGCGCTGATCGAGGCGACCTATAAACTGGCAGACGATGCCGGTTGCCCGTCGGTTTACTGGATGACCCAGGAATTCAACAAAACCGCCCGCCAGCTCTATGACCGCATCGGCACGCTGACGCCGTTTATCAAATATCAGCGGTAA
- a CDS encoding acyl-[ACP]--phospholipid O-acyltransferase, translated as MQNNLMRSRQFAPLFWTQFLSAFNDNFLKNTLVFLILFNMAASEAGAMVTLAGAIFMAPFLLLSALGGEMADKFDKAVMAEKLKKAEVGAACVAVAGFILSSVAVLMVALFLFGVISALFGPVKYGILPDHLPARDLPRANAWVEGGTFIAILGGTICAGIAATDGINPWLFGPAMIALAVVCWFISRFIPKGGAKAPSLQIDRNILRSTWRLVAELRKDTRIWRTAMMSAWFWLVGAIILSLLPPMVKNLMGGPEIVVTAYLAVFAVAVGVGSAIAAWMSAGRIVLLPAPVGTVLMAAFGLDLAWSVAGASTNPETATLLAFFAEDYTIRIAIDLAGLAIAGAFLVVPTFAGLQAWAHEDHRARVIAAANVLGAGFMTVGGGLVAALQAAGTSIPVLLLGLAILNAVAAWVMLKTLPTNAFRDFISILFRAFLRLEVSGLENIKKAGPAPIIALNHVSFLDGAVALALSDEEPIFAVDYTIAQAWWAKPFLKLCNFLPLDPSKPMATRTLIKAVDQGDPLVIFPEGRITVTGGLMKVYDGAAMVADKTGSKVVPVRIDGLEKSYFSRLSSKHVRRRLFPKVKVTILEPVSLPVADELKGRKRRLAAGAALYQVMSMMLFRTTDTSCTVLEKIIETANDRGFGELATQDPVTGDFSYRKLLTGVAVLADKFKTRFPDEENLGLLLPNANGSVATILGVMSAGKVPAMLNFTAGSANIISACKAAEIRTVLTSRQFVEQAKLEPVLDELAKQVNIVWLDDLRETVTSFDKIRGFVRKAKPLVKRKADDPAVILFTSGSEGTPKGVVLTHQNVLSNVAQAASRIDFNSQDKVFNILPVFHSFGLTAGTILPLTSGVPVYFYPSPLHYRVVPELVYGSNATIIFGTDTFLNGYARTAHPYDFRSIRYCFAGAEPVKPTTRAAYMEKFGVRILEGYGVTEAAPVIALNTPMFNRAGSVGKIMPGMEYRLEEVPGVDEGGRLYVRGANVMAGYLRAENPGQLETLPDGWHDTGDVVKVDEEGFVTILGRAKRFAKIGGEMVSLAAVESLAGELWPSNLSVVVSIPDERKGERLIMLTDAEQASRKDFMTFAKKKGAMEIMVPAEVRVGKVPVLGSGKVDFVAAKQVIEKGEESASAA; from the coding sequence ATGCAAAATAATCTGATGCGCTCGCGACAATTTGCGCCGTTATTCTGGACGCAGTTTTTGTCGGCCTTTAACGACAACTTTCTGAAAAACACGCTGGTGTTTCTCATTTTGTTCAATATGGCCGCATCCGAGGCGGGCGCGATGGTCACACTGGCCGGGGCCATTTTTATGGCACCGTTCCTGTTGCTGTCCGCCCTGGGTGGCGAGATGGCCGACAAGTTTGACAAGGCCGTGATGGCCGAAAAACTCAAAAAGGCCGAGGTCGGTGCCGCCTGCGTTGCGGTTGCCGGTTTTATCCTGTCGTCCGTTGCGGTTTTGATGGTGGCGCTGTTTTTGTTTGGCGTGATCTCGGCTTTGTTCGGGCCGGTGAAATACGGCATTTTGCCCGATCATTTGCCAGCCCGTGATCTGCCGCGCGCCAATGCCTGGGTTGAGGGCGGTACCTTTATCGCCATTCTGGGCGGCACCATCTGTGCCGGTATTGCCGCAACCGATGGCATTAATCCGTGGCTGTTTGGCCCGGCCATGATCGCCCTTGCGGTGGTGTGCTGGTTTATCAGCCGTTTTATCCCCAAAGGCGGGGCGAAGGCGCCGAGCCTGCAGATTGATCGCAATATCCTGCGTTCCACCTGGCGGCTGGTCGCCGAATTGCGCAAGGATACCCGCATTTGGCGCACCGCGATGATGAGTGCCTGGTTCTGGCTGGTCGGCGCGATTATCCTGTCGCTATTGCCGCCGATGGTGAAAAACCTGATGGGCGGGCCGGAAATTGTTGTCACTGCCTATCTGGCCGTTTTTGCCGTTGCCGTGGGCGTGGGTTCCGCCATTGCGGCCTGGATGTCGGCCGGGCGGATTGTGCTGCTGCCCGCCCCGGTGGGTACGGTCCTTATGGCGGCTTTTGGCCTCGACCTGGCCTGGAGCGTGGCCGGGGCCAGCACCAACCCGGAAACCGCCACCCTGCTGGCCTTCTTTGCCGAAGATTATACCATCCGTATTGCCATTGATCTGGCCGGGCTTGCCATTGCCGGGGCGTTTTTGGTGGTGCCGACATTTGCTGGTTTGCAGGCCTGGGCGCATGAAGACCACCGTGCCCGTGTGATTGCCGCGGCCAATGTGTTGGGGGCTGGTTTCATGACGGTTGGTGGTGGTCTGGTTGCCGCCCTTCAGGCGGCGGGCACGTCGATCCCGGTTTTACTGCTGGGTCTTGCCATCCTGAATGCCGTTGCCGCCTGGGTGATGCTGAAAACCCTGCCGACCAATGCCTTTCGCGATTTTATTTCCATCCTGTTCCGGGCCTTTTTGCGTCTGGAAGTGAGCGGGCTGGAAAATATTAAAAAGGCGGGTCCTGCGCCCATTATTGCGCTGAACCATGTATCGTTCCTCGATGGCGCGGTGGCCCTGGCCTTGAGCGATGAAGAACCGATTTTTGCCGTTGATTACACGATTGCCCAGGCATGGTGGGCCAAGCCGTTTTTGAAACTCTGCAATTTTTTGCCGCTGGACCCGTCCAAGCCGATGGCAACGCGGACCCTGATCAAGGCGGTGGATCAAGGCGATCCGCTGGTGATTTTCCCCGAAGGTCGTATCACCGTGACCGGTGGTTTGATGAAGGTGTATGACGGGGCGGCAATGGTGGCCGATAAAACCGGTTCCAAGGTGGTGCCGGTACGCATTGACGGGCTGGAAAAAAGCTATTTTTCCCGGTTGAGTTCCAAACATGTGCGCCGTCGCCTGTTTCCCAAGGTCAAAGTCACCATTCTGGAGCCGGTTTCCCTGCCGGTGGCCGACGAGCTGAAGGGCCGCAAGCGCCGCCTGGCGGCTGGGGCAGCACTTTATCAGGTGATGTCGATGATGCTGTTTCGCACAACCGATACATCGTGCACGGTGCTGGAAAAGATCATTGAAACCGCAAATGACCGTGGCTTTGGCGAACTTGCCACCCAGGACCCCGTGACCGGCGATTTTTCCTATCGCAAATTGTTAACCGGTGTTGCCGTGCTGGCCGATAAGTTCAAAACCCGGTTTCCTGACGAGGAAAATCTGGGCCTGTTATTGCCGAATGCCAATGGCTCGGTCGCGACCATTCTTGGCGTGATGTCGGCGGGCAAGGTTCCGGCGATGCTGAATTTCACGGCGGGCTCGGCCAATATTATCTCGGCCTGCAAGGCGGCAGAAATTCGCACCGTGCTGACCTCGCGCCAGTTTGTTGAACAGGCAAAGCTGGAGCCAGTGCTCGACGAACTGGCAAAACAGGTCAATATCGTCTGGCTGGATGATCTGCGTGAAACGGTTACATCCTTTGACAAGATCAGGGGCTTTGTGCGCAAGGCAAAACCGCTGGTAAAGCGCAAGGCGGATGATCCGGCGGTGATCCTGTTTACCTCCGGCTCCGAAGGAACACCGAAGGGCGTTGTGTTAACGCACCAGAATGTGTTGTCCAATGTGGCGCAGGCGGCCTCGCGCATTGATTTCAACTCGCAGGACAAGGTGTTTAACATTCTGCCGGTGTTTCATTCCTTCGGGCTGACGGCAGGTACCATTTTGCCGCTGACATCGGGTGTGCCGGTTTATTTCTATCCCTCGCCGTTGCACTACCGTGTTGTGCCGGAGCTGGTTTATGGCTCCAACGCGACGATCATTTTTGGCACCGATACGTTCCTGAACGGCTATGCCCGCACCGCACATCCCTATGATTTCCGGTCCATCCGCTATTGTTTTGCCGGGGCGGAACCGGTGAAACCCACCACGCGAGCGGCCTATATGGAAAAATTCGGGGTGCGTATTCTTGAAGGCTATGGCGTGACCGAAGCTGCGCCTGTGATTGCGCTCAACACGCCGATGTTTAACAGGGCCGGTTCGGTGGGCAAAATCATGCCGGGCATGGAATATCGTCTGGAAGAGGTGCCCGGTGTGGATGAAGGTGGCCGCCTTTATGTGCGCGGGGCCAATGTGATGGCCGGTTATTTGCGCGCCGAAAACCCCGGCCAGCTTGAAACCCTGCCCGACGGCTGGCACGACACCGGCGACGTTGTGAAGGTTGATGAGGAGGGTTTTGTCACCATTCTCGGCCGTGCCAAACGGTTTGCCAAAATTGGCGGCGAAATGGTGTCGCTGGCGGCTGTGGAATCCCTTGCTGGCGAGCTGTGGCCGTCCAACCTGTCGGTGGTGGTTTCCATCCCGGACGAGCGCAAGGGCGAACGCCTGATCATGTTGACCGATGCCGAACAGGCCAGCCGCAAGGATTTCATGACCTTTGCCAAGAAAAAGGGGGCAATGGAAATTATGGTGCCTGCGGAAGTCCGGGTTGGCAAGGTCCCGGTTTTGGGCAGCGGCAAGGTTGATTTTGTCGCAGCCAAGCAAGTGATCGAAAAGGGCGAGGAAAGCGCCTCGGCTGCGTAA
- the msrB gene encoding peptide-methionine (R)-S-oxide reductase MsrB has product MTRYRKDPDAIASLSPEEYYVTQENGTERPGTGKYLDHREPGIYVDIVSGEPLFASSDKFDSHCGWPSFTKPIDPVHVSELRDVSHGMIRTEVRSAHGDSHLGHVFPDGPHDRGGLRYCINSASLRFVHRDDMEAEGYGDYLPQVETPA; this is encoded by the coding sequence ATGACCCGCTATCGCAAAGACCCGGATGCCATCGCCAGCCTGAGCCCCGAGGAATATTACGTCACCCAGGAAAACGGCACCGAACGCCCGGGAACCGGCAAATATCTCGATCATCGCGAACCGGGCATTTATGTGGATATTGTTTCGGGCGAGCCGCTTTTTGCCTCCAGCGACAAGTTCGACAGCCATTGCGGCTGGCCCAGCTTTACCAAGCCGATTGACCCGGTCCATGTCAGTGAATTGCGCGACGTGTCACATGGCATGATCCGCACCGAAGTCCGCTCCGCCCACGGTGACAGCCATTTGGGCCATGTCTTCCCCGATGGCCCGCATGACCGGGGTGGTTTGCGCTATTGCATCAATTCCGCCTCGCTTCGTTTTGTCCATCGCGACGATATGGAGGCCGAAGGGTACGGCGACTATTTGCCACAGGTGGAAACACCGGCATAA
- a CDS encoding MAPEG family protein, whose product MTLELWILVICTVLGLFFPFFYNWHYGQQVGGKALAGNRDGLPERRGAAARGLRAHQNHLENLLPFAIVILVARIAGMSNFVTELGAMLFLIGRLTHSITYCAGISVAGIRPIAYFVGLVGILCVASQLLHFLA is encoded by the coding sequence GTGACCCTGGAATTATGGATTTTGGTGATTTGCACCGTTCTCGGCCTGTTTTTCCCGTTCTTTTATAACTGGCATTATGGCCAGCAGGTGGGCGGCAAGGCCCTGGCTGGCAACCGTGACGGCCTGCCCGAACGCCGGGGTGCTGCCGCACGCGGCCTGCGCGCCCATCAAAACCATCTTGAAAATCTGTTGCCCTTTGCCATCGTCATTCTGGTGGCACGCATTGCCGGGATGTCAAATTTTGTCACCGAGCTGGGGGCCATGCTGTTTCTGATCGGCAGGTTGACCCATTCCATCACCTATTGCGCGGGCATTTCGGTGGCGGGTATTCGCCCGATTGCCTATTTTGTTGGGTTGGTTGGCATTTTGTGCGTGGCATCCCAATTGCTGCATTTCCTGGCTTAA
- a CDS encoding MFS transporter, with translation MSHPSAPRGNAPDVSSRMTALPEAKPVSSWLILFLATACGLIVANLYYSQPLVGPISADLGLSKQAAGLIVTMTQVGYGIGLLLIVPLGDLFENRRLIMTVIALGGVAMLASGLATSPGMFLASALLIGIGSVAVQILVPLAAHLASDANRGRVVGNVMSGLMCGIMLSRPVASFITELTSWHVVFFASSLLMVVLIVAVRLVLPVRRPTVRPHYFELLGSMARLMVSSRILRRRALYQASLFAAFSLFWTTVPLLLAGSDFKMSQAGIALFALAGAAGAVAAPIGGRMADRGWIRPATAIAMAAVPGALMLTHLGTMGSTFSLVVLVAGAVVLDFGITCNMVLGQRAIFSLGAAYRNRINGVYMATFFVAGAVGSAVGGWAYAHGGWMWATAIGMVFPALGLLYYLTEYIRPLEMPRAD, from the coding sequence ATGTCTCACCCGTCTGCCCCGCGGGGAAATGCCCCTGATGTGTCGTCACGCATGACGGCCCTGCCAGAAGCAAAACCAGTTTCAAGCTGGCTGATTTTGTTTCTGGCAACGGCGTGTGGGCTGATTGTGGCCAATTTGTATTATTCCCAGCCCCTGGTTGGGCCGATCAGTGCGGATTTGGGGCTGTCAAAACAGGCCGCCGGGCTGATTGTGACCATGACACAGGTTGGGTACGGGATTGGTCTGTTATTGATTGTGCCGTTGGGCGACCTGTTTGAAAACCGCCGCCTGATTATGACCGTGATTGCCCTGGGCGGGGTAGCAATGCTGGCATCGGGGCTGGCAACCTCGCCAGGTATGTTTTTGGCATCCGCCCTTCTCATCGGCATTGGCTCGGTTGCCGTGCAAATACTCGTACCTCTGGCGGCTCATCTTGCCAGTGATGCCAATCGGGGCCGGGTGGTTGGCAATGTCATGAGCGGGCTTATGTGTGGCATTATGCTGTCACGCCCGGTGGCCAGTTTTATAACCGAGCTGACAAGCTGGCATGTGGTGTTTTTTGCATCCAGTCTGCTGATGGTTGTGTTGATTGTCGCCGTCCGGCTGGTGTTGCCGGTTCGACGTCCGACGGTGCGCCCGCATTATTTTGAATTGTTGGGCAGCATGGCACGGTTGATGGTTTCAAGCCGCATTTTACGTCGTCGGGCTTTATATCAGGCCTCGCTTTTTGCCGCTTTCAGCTTGTTTTGGACCACCGTGCCCCTGTTGCTGGCCGGGTCGGATTTTAAAATGTCGCAGGCGGGCATTGCCCTTTTTGCCCTGGCCGGGGCCGCCGGGGCCGTTGCCGCACCCATTGGCGGGCGTATGGCCGATCGCGGCTGGATCCGTCCGGCAACGGCGATTGCGATGGCGGCGGTGCCCGGGGCCCTGATGCTGACGCATCTTGGGACGATGGGCAGCACATTTTCCCTTGTCGTGCTGGTGGCCGGGGCGGTTGTGCTGGATTTTGGTATTACCTGTAATATGGTTTTGGGCCAGCGGGCGATTTTCTCGCTTGGTGCGGCCTATCGCAACCGTATTAACGGGGTGTATATGGCAACCTTTTTTGTTGCCGGGGCGGTGGGCTCGGCCGTTGGGGGCTGGGCCTATGCGCATGGTGGCTGGATGTGGGCAACAGCCATCGGGATGGTGTTTCCGGCTCTGGGGCTGCTCTATTACCTGACGGAATATATTCGCCCGCTTGAGATGCCCAGGGCGGATTAA
- a CDS encoding helix-turn-helix transcriptional regulator, translating to MANSKNAHRHMTAQLQDDAGREDRPEGDAQSPGSQRHSHPHADDPDVAKRLGLSPSQGEAVLRDASSVIGQKLSLPDIEAAARIFALLGDAGRLQLVLRCMERPQTVSELAEAAGMSQSLTSHHLRHLRDQRILASERHGRHIFYTIDDDHISGVVQDVFAHVTHD from the coding sequence ATGGCAAACAGCAAAAATGCACACAGGCATATGACCGCACAGTTACAGGATGATGCCGGGCGCGAAGACCGCCCCGAGGGTGATGCACAGTCCCCGGGCAGCCAAAGGCATTCTCATCCCCATGCCGATGACCCCGATGTGGCAAAGCGTTTGGGCCTGAGCCCGTCGCAGGGCGAGGCGGTGCTGCGCGATGCCTCCAGTGTGATTGGTCAAAAACTGTCATTGCCCGATATTGAGGCGGCGGCGCGTATTTTTGCCCTGTTGGGGGATGCAGGCCGCCTGCAACTGGTGTTGCGCTGTATGGAACGCCCGCAAACCGTTAGCGAGCTGGCCGAGGCGGCGGGCATGTCACAGTCGCTGACCAGTCATCACTTGCGGCATTTGCGCGACCAGCGCATTCTGGCCTCCGAACGGCACGGACGGCATATTTTTTACACCATTGATGATGACCATATTTCCGGTGTTGTGCAGGACGTCTTTGCCCACGTCACCCACGATTAA